A stretch of DNA from Fusobacterium mortiferum ATCC 9817:
TGATGTGTGGAGATTCTACTAAGAAAGAAGATGTAGAAAAGTTAGTAGATGGAGCAACCATTGATTTGATGATAACAGACCCTCCATACAATGTTAACTATGAATCAACTGCTGGAAAAATTAAAAATGATAATATGAGTTCAAATGACTTTTATGAATTTTTAAAAAAGTTTTATGCAAATGCTTTTTCAGTGATGAGAGATGGAGCAGCCTTTTATATTTTCCATGCTGATAGTGAAACAAAAGCTTTCAGGGGAGCCTGTGAAGAAGTAGGATTCAAGATATCTCAATGTCTAATATGGGTAAAAAATGCCTTTAATCTTTCAATGCAAGATTATCACTGGAGGCATGAGCCTTGTCTTTATGGTTGGAAACTCGGGACAGCACATTATTTTATAGCAGACCGTTCCCAAGATACTATCTTAGAAGATATAGAAAGTCTGAAATCAAAAAGTAAAACTGAGCTTTTAGAGATGTACCTAACTCTTCAAAAAACATTAGAGAATGTTTCCACTATTATCAGAGAAAATAAACCTTTAAAAAATGATGTACATCCAACAATGAAACCATTGAAATTACTAGCAAGATTAATGGTTAATAGCTCTCAAAAAGAATGGAATATCCTAGATTTATTTGGGGGCTCTGGAAGTACAATGATGACTGCTGAACAGCTGGGTAGAAAAAGTTATTTGATGGAGTATGATCCAAGATTTGCAGATGTCATAGTAAAAAGATTTGCAAGTGTGAACAAAAATATAACTCTTCTTAGAGATGGAAAGGAATACTCTTGGAATGATATAAAATCTAACTTTGGAGAAATAGATGAGTAAAAAAATAGAGAACTTGGACAAGCAGAAGCTCCAAGTCCTAGAATTATATTTACAACTGGAATCCATCAAATTTGGTAAAACCAAGAAAGAAAAGTATAGAGAGATAGCTAAAAGATTAAAGATAGCTGAAAATACTATAAACACTTGGGTAAGAAGATATTATGAAGACTATCTTGTGTATCTTCAAGAAGCCAAAGAATTAGAAGAAAATTCAAAAATATCTAATTTTGAGGGCTTGACAGAAAAACAGTCAATATACATCATAGCAAGACTGCACGGAAATAGTCCAGAGAAAGCCAAAGAGTTAGCTGGATACTCTCCTAAAACAAAAGCTGCTGATATAGAAAAAAATCCTAAAGTAAGAAGAGTAATGGCTCAACTAAGAGAAGAGTTAAAAGATGATGTGAAGCTAAGTGCAAGAAGTGTAATAAATAAACTTGTAGAGGTATCAGAGAAAGCAGAACATGGGATTGAATACACAGAAACAGAATACCATGATGAAACTAATCCAGATGGAAGAAAAGTCTACAAGAATGCTAAAAAGAAAGTTGAGATAAGTATATCTGCAGCAGTAAATGGTTGGACCAATATAGCAAAACTCTTAGGATATGATAGCAAGTTAGAAGCTAAGCATGAGTTAAATACTGTTGAGTTAGCACAGCAAAGGTTAGCAGAGTTAAAAGCTAAAAAGCTAGAAAAAGAGTTAAAAGATGATGATAATCAACCTAAAGTCCTCAAATAATTCAAGGTACTGTCTACAGGATTACAGCTCGAGGGGCTTGCGACCCCGAAAGTTTTCAGTTCCCCAGGATTTTTGGAGTTTGCCAAAATTTTTTTTAGAAAATTTTTGAAAAATTAGTAAGAAATTTGCAAAGGAGAAAAGAGAAATGAATCAACCAGAGGTAATAGCATCTGAAAATAGACTTTCCAAGCTATTTGGCTTTTCAGAAAGAAAAGTAAGAACTTACTTCAAAGAAGCTAGAGTGCAACCTGGAATGTATGACCTAGAGAAAGTCATACAAATCTATGTGGAAAATACCTCTGGAGATGATGAAGTGGCTGAAGCTAGAAAAGTAGAAACAGAAACTAAAAAATTTAAACTTAGCATCTTACAAGGAGAGTATCACAGGGCAGATGACATAGCTATCTTGGTTACAGATATGCTAATAAGATTTAAACAAAAGATGACAGCCATTCCTGTTAAAGCAAGCATAGAACTTTTAAATAAATCTAATCGTAGAGAAATAGAAGAGATTTTGAGAAAAAATATTTCAGAAGCACTTGAAGAGCTTTCTGAATATAAAAATTTAAGGGCAATAGAGGTTGAAACAGATGGAACAGAGGACAGTTAGCTTTTTTGAAGATTTATTAAAAGTCTTAAAACCAGCTCCAAATTTAACAATTGGAGAATGGGCAGATAAATATAGGATATTATCACAAGAGGGAGCTGCTGAAGCTGGTAAATGGAGAACTGATAGAACACCATATATGGTAGAAATATATAATTGTTTAACAGATAGCCATACTGAGTCTGTAACTATAAAAAGTTCCAGCCAAATTGGAAAAACAGAAATGTTGTTAAATATCTTGGGAAGATATATGCACCTTGACCCTTGTTCAATCTTATTTGTCCAACCTACTGTTGATGATGCCAAATCTTTCTCAAAGGAAAGAGTTGAGCCAATGATAAGAGATACAAAAGTTTTAAAAACTCTTATTAAACAGGCGAATAAAAAAGGAGAAGGAACAGTACAAGGAAAAATGTTCCCAGGGGGATACGTTAGATTCGTTGGTGCTAACTCTCCTTCTGGTCTAGCTTCTAGAACTATAAGAATAACTCTTCTTGATGAGGTAGATAGATTTCCTCAATCTGCAGGAGATGAGGGGGACCCAGTAAAACTAGCTGAACGTAGAACTGCGACATTTTTTAATAGAAAAATGCTAAGAGTATCCACACCAACTGATGATACCACCTCTAAAATACAAAAATTATACCTTGAAGGTTCCCAGGAAGAGTGGTGCCTACAATGTAAACATTGTGGGGAGTATCAACCTCTCAAATGGGAAGATATAAGAGATGATGAAGGAGTTGTTAAATTAGAATGTAGACATTGTGGAGTATTAGGAACAGAAGAGGAATGGAAAAGAGAGAATCAAAAATCTGGGATATGGATTGCTAAATTTCCAAAAGAGAAAAAAAATAGAAGTTTTCATCTCAATGCTTTAGCTTCTCCTTGGGCAACATGGAAGGAAATATATGAAGAATATCTTCAAGTAAAAGATGATGAGATGAGAATGAGAACTTTCACCAATACAGTACTAGGAGAAACATTTGTTCTGCATCTTGAAGAGCAATTAGACTATGAAGCTTTATTTGAAAGAAGAGAAGATTATGGGGCAGAACTCCATGATAACATCCTTTTCTTAACAGCTGGAGTAGACGTTCAAGATAATAGATTGGAGCTACTAGTAGTGGGTTGGGGGTATGGCTTTGAAAGTTATGTAGTTCAATATAGAGATTTCCCAGGCTCTCCAGGACAAGAAGATGTATGGATACAACTAGACAATTATTTAAAGAGAACTTTCTCATTTAAAGATAAAAATAAGCGACCTCTACCAATTGCTTGTTGCTTAATAGATAGTGGAGGTCATCATACAGGAAATGTATATAAATATGTGTTTGGAAAATCTAAAAGAAATATTTTTGCTATAAAAGGTCTTGGAACTAATGGAGTAAATATCCTTAATGGATTTAGAAAAACAACCAAAAAGGGAGTCCCTAGTATTAACTTATTAAGCTTAGGAGTAAATGCCTTAAAAGATTTAGTCTATGCAAGATTGACAATTTTAGAAGGTCCTGGAACTTGTCATTTTCCTAAAGATTCTTTAAAAGGTTGTGGAATAGATTTCTTTAAAGGACTAACAGCAGAGGTTAAAGTAAAAGTAAGAACTTCTAAAGGAGAAAAGATAGAGTGGCAAGTACTTCCAGGTAGGAGAAATGAACCTCTGGATTTAATGAACTATGCTACAGCTGCAATAGAGTTATTAGGAATAGATTTAAACAGAAATAGATTTAACAACAAAAGGGATAAGAAGGGAGAAGAGAGATGATATTCACAGAAGAACAATGCAGACGGCACCTTGATATGTGGTTAGCAGCTGAAGAAGCTTTAGCTAAAGGGCAAAGCTACACAATAGGAAATAGAACTATAACAAGAGTTAATGCTTCGGAAGTTTCGAAAAACATTGAAACTTGGGCTGACAGATTAGAACGAGTAAAAGGAAGTGGAAGTCCTAGATTTGTCAAATTTATACCAAGAGGTTAAGGTGGAGTAAATGGGAAAAAGAAGAAATAGAAGAGTTATAAAAAACACTCCTAAAGCTGAAACCTATCAAAGAATAAAAATGATAAGTGGGGCTGGATATAGTAACAAAAATGATATTACTTTTTCAACCTGGAATGTAGTATCAGAAAGTCCAGACAATGATATTTTATGGGATTTAGATGATTTAAGAGCAAAATCTAGAAACCTGTATATGAATAATGAGTTAGCTGGAGCTGCTCTAAAGAAAATGAGGACCAAAATAGTTGGAACAGGATTATTACCAAAACCAACTATTAATTACAACATCATAGGTATCTCTAAAGAAAAAGCTCAAGAAATTGAAAAAATAATCAAAACAAAATTCAATGCCTGGGCTTCATCAGCAAATGCTGATTATAATCGTATGCATGACTTCTTTATTTTACAAGCCTTAATTCAATTAAGTTGGATAATGAACGGAGATGCCTTTGTTATTCCAAAAAGAAAAAAGAGAACAGGAGTAGATATAGATTTATGTCTACAACTAATAGAAGCTGATAGAGTTCTAAATCCTCATGCTGTTTCAAATAATTTAGTAAAAGCAGGAGTAGAGTTTTCAGAAAATGGAGATTTACTGAAATACTATATTGCGGATAAGCATCCTGGAGATTGTTATACAAAAGTAACAGGATATCCAGCTTTTAACTCTTTAGGAAGAAGAAATATTTTACATATTTTTGAACCAGAGAGAATAGGGCAAAGAAGAGGTGTTCCTCTTTTAGCTGGGATAATAGCTCCAATAAAGAAATTAGGAAGGTATAAGAGTGCTGAATTAG
This window harbors:
- a CDS encoding DUF6148 family protein, which translates into the protein MIFTEEQCRRHLDMWLAAEEALAKGQSYTIGNRTITRVNASEVSKNIETWADRLERVKGSGSPRFVKFIPRG
- a CDS encoding phage portal protein — protein: MGKRRNRRVIKNTPKAETYQRIKMISGAGYSNKNDITFSTWNVVSESPDNDILWDLDDLRAKSRNLYMNNELAGAALKKMRTKIVGTGLLPKPTINYNIIGISKEKAQEIEKIIKTKFNAWASSANADYNRMHDFFILQALIQLSWIMNGDAFVIPKRKKRTGVDIDLCLQLIEADRVLNPHAVSNNLVKAGVEFSENGDLLKYYIADKHPGDCYTKVTGYPAFNSLGRRNILHIFEPERIGQRRGVPLLAGIIAPIKKLGRYKSAELEAAVINASLGFIVETKDPEGFVNKSFGGESDEEKKERTEKIELENGLGIIAKEGETIKEFTTTRPNKSYKDFVDAIYEEVGAQLEIPHEVLMNSFKSSYSAAKAALEEAHQRFLVCRKLLERTFCQPVYEEFILELIKNGDIDCPNFFESSAIRYAFTRCIWVGSGKSSLDPLKEANANQKSLENYTTTRGIIAAEAGLDFDEILEARRDEELKIAEIEKLKREIGGNINA
- a CDS encoding phage terminase large subunit family protein; amino-acid sequence: MEQRTVSFFEDLLKVLKPAPNLTIGEWADKYRILSQEGAAEAGKWRTDRTPYMVEIYNCLTDSHTESVTIKSSSQIGKTEMLLNILGRYMHLDPCSILFVQPTVDDAKSFSKERVEPMIRDTKVLKTLIKQANKKGEGTVQGKMFPGGYVRFVGANSPSGLASRTIRITLLDEVDRFPQSAGDEGDPVKLAERRTATFFNRKMLRVSTPTDDTTSKIQKLYLEGSQEEWCLQCKHCGEYQPLKWEDIRDDEGVVKLECRHCGVLGTEEEWKRENQKSGIWIAKFPKEKKNRSFHLNALASPWATWKEIYEEYLQVKDDEMRMRTFTNTVLGETFVLHLEEQLDYEALFERREDYGAELHDNILFLTAGVDVQDNRLELLVVGWGYGFESYVVQYRDFPGSPGQEDVWIQLDNYLKRTFSFKDKNKRPLPIACCLIDSGGHHTGNVYKYVFGKSKRNIFAIKGLGTNGVNILNGFRKTTKKGVPSINLLSLGVNALKDLVYARLTILEGPGTCHFPKDSLKGCGIDFFKGLTAEVKVKVRTSKGEKIEWQVLPGRRNEPLDLMNYATAAIELLGIDLNRNRFNNKRDKKGEER
- a CDS encoding helix-turn-helix domain-containing protein, whose product is MSKKIENLDKQKLQVLELYLQLESIKFGKTKKEKYREIAKRLKIAENTINTWVRRYYEDYLVYLQEAKELEENSKISNFEGLTEKQSIYIIARLHGNSPEKAKELAGYSPKTKAADIEKNPKVRRVMAQLREELKDDVKLSARSVINKLVEVSEKAEHGIEYTETEYHDETNPDGRKVYKNAKKKVEISISAAVNGWTNIAKLLGYDSKLEAKHELNTVELAQQRLAELKAKKLEKELKDDDNQPKVLK
- a CDS encoding DNA modification methylase yields the protein MEILEIKIENIKLSKLNPRVSTPEQIEQYKKILSKIGFIIPIFISSNNEILYDTAKYEAAKQLGFKTIKAIRIEELPESTLETLRVAEMKAFEMGEWDNEVLYEILANLDEESRSLTGFDFDKLKAEIDAFETIEEIEEIDTPEVEEEYFSKAGDIYLLGEHRLMCGDSTKKEDVEKLVDGATIDLMITDPPYNVNYESTAGKIKNDNMSSNDFYEFLKKFYANAFSVMRDGAAFYIFHADSETKAFRGACEEVGFKISQCLIWVKNAFNLSMQDYHWRHEPCLYGWKLGTAHYFIADRSQDTILEDIESLKSKSKTELLEMYLTLQKTLENVSTIIRENKPLKNDVHPTMKPLKLLARLMVNSSQKEWNILDLFGGSGSTMMTAEQLGRKSYLMEYDPRFADVIVKRFASVNKNITLLRDGKEYSWNDIKSNFGEIDE